ACGAATGCGGCTGGCAGCGCGTTTTGAATCAATGGCTTCCTGACGCCAGAGAGCGGTCAGATTCAGGAAAATTGTCAGGCCTGCGGTGCCTTGAATGACCTGAATCAGCTTTACTTGGGTGAAATCGCGCAGCAGCAGACCGTAAATGACCGCACTGAGCAGCATGCCGACCAGCAGGGTGACATAGAGCAGGGCCACCACCCGCGGGCGCGTATCCTTGGGCGCCAGATCGGTGGCCAGGGCCAGGCCTGCGGTCTGGGTGGTATGCAGCCCGGCGCCAACCAGCAGGAAGGCTGCGGCGGCGGCGATATAGCCCAGGATCGCCATATTGTTGCCCTCGGCAGACATCAGCAGCAGGGCGAAGGGCATGAAGGCAAAACCGCCAAATTGCAGCAACGTTCCCCACCAGATGTAGGGCACCCGCCGCAGGCCGAAGGCGGAGTGGTGATAATCCGATCGATGGCCGATCAGGGCTCGCAGGGGCGCAAACACCAGTGGCAAGGCGACCATCAGGCTCACCAGCCACACCGGCATGCCCAACTCCACCACCATGACCCGGTTGAGGGTGCCGTTCAGCAACACGATCGCAGCGCCGACCGAAATCTGAAACAGCGACAAGCGCAGCAGCCGTGGCAGCGGCAGATCATCAGTGGCCGCGTCTGCAAAGGGCAGAAAGCGGATCAGAAGCTGCATGCCGATCTGTTTGAGGTCGTCAATCGGGGATCTATTCGTAGCCATTTCTGTCGCTAGTGGGTCAGTGGTTGGTGATGATGCCAGTGGTTGATGGCGCCAGTGGCTGGTAACGCGCGCTGCGCAGGATAACCAGTGAGTCGTCGTCGCTTCTAACCAATGCTGAATGACGCCGCCCTGATGCAGAGGCGGGCAAACAGGCTCAGCGCCCGAAGTGGGCTTTCGCTTCGTAAAGGGTATCGATGCTTATTTCGGTCAGCCCGCGCTCGCGGGCGAAATTCTCGGTGTTACGCCTTGCCTTGCCGCGCACGAAAAACGGGATCTTGCGCAGTTCTTTCTCGGCATCCGGTTCCCAGCGCAACGCGGTGGGATCACTCGGGGTGGGATCACTCGGGGCGGGATCGCTCGGGGCGGGATCGCCCGGAGCCGAATCATTCGGGCCAGGCGCTTTAGCCGCAGCGGCGGCGCCCGGAGCAGCAGCATCGGGCTCGCCAACTTCAGCCGACTGCACCGCGCGCGCGGGTGCGGCAACTTCGCCGTCGTTGAATTCGACATCCTCGCGGAACATGGTAATCAGATGTTCTTCCAGGCCCATCATCAGCGGATGCACCCAGGTGTCGAAGATCACATTGGCCCCTTCGAAGCCCATCTGCGGTGCATAGCGAGCAGGGAAGTCCTGCACATGCACGGGTGATGAGATCACGGCGCAAGGAATGCCAAGCCGCTTGGCGATATGCCGCTCCATCTGGGTGCCCAGCACCAGCTCGGGATGCAGCTCGGCCACCCGCGCCTCGACCGCCAGGTAGTCGTCGGTGATCAAGGCCTCGACGCCGATGTCCTCGGCCAGCGCGCGCAGCTCGCGCGCGAACTCGCGGCTATAGGTGCCAAGCCCGACCACATCGAAGCCGAGCTCTTCGCGGGCCATGCGCGCCGCGGCCATGACATGGGTGGCATCGCCGAAAATGAACACCCGCTTGCCGGTGAGATAAGTGGAGTCCACCGAGCGCGAGAACCACGGCAGCCTAGTGCGGGCTTGCGCCAGGGCTGGTGCGGGATCGAGACCAGCCAAACGCGCCACTTCGAAGACAAAATCCCGCGTCGCGCCGACACCAATGGGGACAGTGCGCACCCTGGGTTGCTTGAACATGCGCTCAAGCCAGACGCAGGTGCTGTGCGCTATCTCCGGATACAGGCAGATATTGAAGTCGGCCTCGGGGATGCGCGCCAGATCGGCGGGCGTGGCGCCGGCCGGAGCGACCAGATGCACATCCACACCAAGCGTATCGAGCAACTTGGTCACCTCGATCACATCGTCGCGGCAGCGGAAGCCGAGCGCGGTCGGCCCAAGCAGATTGGCGCGCGGGCGCCGGCCCTCTGCCTTGGCGCGCGCGGAAGGATCACCGGCGCCCTGCGGCACCGGGCGGCCATTCAGCAGGCTGCGCACCAGCTGATGGAAGGTCTCGCTCGCGCCCCAGGCCTCCTTGCGCGTGAAGGCGGGCAGCTCGAGCGAAATCACTGGAATATCAAACCCCATGCCCTCTGCCAGGGCACCCGGCTGATCCTGCAGCAGCTCCGCCGTGCAGGCCTCGCCGACCAGCAACGCCTGGGGCTTGAAGCGCTCGACCGTCTCGGCCAGGCGCGTCTTGACCAGCTGCGCGGTATCGCCGCCCAGATCGCGGGCCTGAAAGCCGGTGTAACTGACCGGCGGACGTCCCGCCGAGCGGGCGATCATAGTAAATAGCAGATCGGCATAGCTGTCGCCCAGAGGCGCGTGCAGCACCAGATGCACAGCCTCCATTGAGGCGGCAATGCGCATGGCGCCGATGTGCGGGGGGCCTTCGTAGGTCCAGACGGTAAGTTCCATGGTGCCTGCTCCCTAAAACGCCAGCCGCTGACGCCGATTGAGCGGCCGCGCGAACAGCTCGGCCAGATCGGCGGCCTGATCAAAACCTTGAATGGGCGTGAAAACCAGCTCGATAGACCACTTGGTGGTCAAGCCTTCGGCCTCGAGCGGATTGGCCAGGCCCAGGCCGCAGACGGTGATGTCCGGGCGATCGGCGCGCAGGCGATCGAGCTGGCGTTCCAGGTCCTGGCCCTCGGTGAGCTGGGTATCGGCCGGCAGCAGGGCAAGCTCGGGCTCCATGATGCGGCGGTCGAGATAAGGCACGCCAAGCTCGCCGATCTGCATGCCGCATTCGCGCGCAAGAAAGCGCCCGAGCGGAATCTCGAGCTGCGAGTCGGGCAGAAAGCTGATGCGCTTGCCACCAAGCTGCTCGCGATAGCGCGCCAGGGCTTTCTCGGCCCGGGCCGCGGGCGCCGCGATGGCCTCCTCGACCAGCTCCGGCGCCACGCCCCAGGCGCCAGCCGCAGCCATGAGCCAGGCGCGGGTGCCCTCGACGCCGAGCGGAAAAGGCGACTCGATCAGATGGGCGCCGCGCGCGCGCAGAGCGTCGATGGTCTCACCGACGAACGGTTGAGCCGCGAGCAGGAAGGTGCCAGGCCCCACTGGCGGCAAATCCGCCACCCGTCGCGGCGGCAGGAAATGCACGGGCCCGATGCCGAGCCGATCGAACAACCGGGTGAACTGGTCTTCCACCACGTCCGCCAGCGAGCCGACGATCAACAGGGAGCGCTGCAGCGTCGGCAGCTCAGGCAACAGCGGCACCAGTGCTTGCAGACAGGTATCCTCGCCCTGAGTGAAGCAGGTATCCAGCCCGCTGCCGCTATAGGCCAGGATGCGCACGCGCTCGCCATGCGCTTGCTGCAGGCGGGCTGCAGCGGTGTCGAGATCGAGCTTGATGACCTCCGACGGACAGGTCGCCACCAAAAACAGCGAGCCGATGTCCGGGCGGCGCGCGAGCAACTCGCGCACCACACGGTCGAGCTCGTCATTGGCATCGGCAAGGCCGGCAAGATCGCGATCCTGCAGCACGGCGGTGCCGAAACGCGGCTCGGCGAAGATCATCACCCCGGCGGCGGACTGCATCAGATGCGCGCAGGTGCGCGAACCCACCACCAAAAAGAAACTGTCCTGCATCTTGCGGTGCAGCCAGACGATGCCGGCCAGACCGCAGAAGGTCTGACGCTCGCCGCGCTCGTGGTGAATCTCCGGCGTGGCGGCGCAGTCGCCGCTGGCTGCGGCCGTCATTCGCCACCTCCGGCCGCACTCGCCCCGGCCTGAGTGGATGCCTGGCTGGAGAGGCGCGCCGCGCGCAGCTTGAGAATGAACTGGGTGGCATTGACCACGTAGGTGGCATAGGCGGCGAGCGCGACCCACATTTGCCCGCGGGTGTCGAGCCAGCCGGTCAGCAGCACCACCAGATAGGCCGTGTGCAGCGCCAGCACCAGCATACTGAACACATCCTCCCAGAAAAAGGGACCGGCAAACAGGTATTTGCCAAAGACGACCTTCTCCCAGATCGAGCCCGTGATCATGATGGTGTAGAGAATCAGCGTCTTGATCACAATCGACCAGGTCGCCGCCAGCTCGCCATGGCCGGTTGCCAGATAGCGCAACACCAGCCCCAGGCTGACCAGAAAGACCAGAAATTGCACCGGTGCCAAGATGCCCTGCACCAGGGTCCAGGGCGTTTCATCCCGGCGGCGGCGTTCTTCTGGTGTATAGAGAGGTTGAGTTGGCCGTGTCATAACGCTATGGCTCGGTGGTCAGCACAAATCAGCCCGTTACTTTACCAGACATGGGGCCTGTGGGGTGACGCCCGTGACAGGAGATTTCGCGCCATCACGCGGAATCATTCTTCGCGAAGGCCCGGGTCGATGAACAATTTCGGAAAAATTATGCCCCGACCCGGCCTATGTCAACTATACTTAACGTAAACAGGACTTGACAGATAGTGAGCCCGGGTTTTACTAATTCACGCGGAATCTTTGCCGAGGCGGCGCACACCGCCTTGGCAGAGCCGTTGCCGCAGCCGGTGTTTGACTGCGGCTTAACGCGTTACAAACCCGCTACGAACCATCACGCCATTGCTCGCCATGACTGGCTCTCAGCCTTGGCGCGAGAACTCTCAAGCGGCCGTGCGCACAATCGCAACAAACCTTAGACCACTTAAGATCCTCAGGACGGCCCCATGTCGCAGCGACGGCGCATCTCCTTGCTGTCACAAGGTAAACCGCGCAACCCGCCACGCGCCCATTTTGCCGGCGCCCGTTTTGCCGGCGCCCGTTTTGCTCGCGCCCATTCTGCGCAACGACCGCGCCGGGCGGGCTCGCTGGCGCCTGACCTTACGGCGGACTGGTGAAATTGTTTGACGCTCCGGAATCAGCCCTGGGGGATCTGGGCACAGAAGCCGCGGCAGAGCTGATCGCCGCGGCATCCGACATCGCGCTCATTCTCGACAACGAGGGGCGCGTGCTCGACCTCGCCTTCGGCAACGACGAACTCTCGGCCCAGATCGGCGACTGGATCGGCATGGACTGGGCCGATACCGTCACCAGCGACAGTCGCGACAAAGTCGAGCTACTTCTCAGCAGCGCCCGCGCCGACGAGCAGCCCCCGCACTGGGACCAGGTCGAGCACGTCGCGCTGAGCGGCGACGAGCTTCCCGTTCGCTATTGCGCCGCCAGTCTGGGCAATCGCCATCGCATCGTCGCGGTCGGTCGCAGCCAGCAGGGAATGGCTGCACTGCAACAGCGCCTGGTCGACGCCCAGCAGTCGCTAGAGCGTGACTACTGGCGCCTGCGCCAGCTCGAGACCCGCTACCGGCTGCTGTTCCGTTCCATGTCGGAGGCGATTCTGATCGTCGACCCCGGCAACGGCAAGATCGTCGAGGCCAACCCCGCCGCCAGCCTGCTGCTCGCGGCAGACTCCCGCAAGCTGGTCGGGCGCGCGTTCCCCGAGGGTTTCGACGCCACCGGCACCGAGGCCATCAAGTCCCTGCTCGCCGGCGTGCGCTCGGCCGGGCGCAGCGCCGACGTGCGCGCGCGCCTGACCGAGCGCGATATCGAATTCCTCATATCCGCTGCCCCGGTGCGCCAGGAGAACGCCACCCTGCTGCTGGTGCGCCTGTCACCGGTGGAGACCGAGAGCAACACCAGCATGGCCGGCGAGCCGCGCTCGCGGCTGTTCAAGATGCTGGAAAACGCCCCTGACGGCGTGGTTATTACCCGCCAGGACGGGCGTATCCTGAGCGCCAACAACGCGTTTCTGGAGCTCGCCCAACTCTCGACCGAAGAGCAGGTGCGCGGTGAATCGCTCGATCGCTGGCTCGGGCGCCCGGGCGTGGACCTGAATGTTCTGATTGCGAACCTGCGCCAACACGGTGCCGTGCGTCTGTTCGCAACCAGCATACGCAGCGACTATGGCAGTTCGAGCGAGGTCGAGATTTCCGCCGTAGCGGTGCAAAATGCCGACCAGCCCAGCTTTGGCTTTATCATCCGTAATGTCGACCGGCGGGTCTCCGCCGGCGGCTCGCCCGGACGCGCCCTGCCCCGCTCGGTCGAGCAGCTCACCGAACTGGTCGGGAGAGTCCCGCTGAAGGAAGTGGTGCGCGAATCGACCGACATGATCGAGCGCCTGTGCATCGAGGCCGCACTGGAGCTGACCGGTGACAACCGCGCCTCCGCCGCCGAACTGCTGGGCTTGAGTCGCCAGAGTCTGTACGTCAAACTCCGCCGTTACGGCCTCAGTGAATCCGGTAGCGAATCCGGAGCCGAGCACGCAACCGAGCACTAACAAGACCCACGCCCCCATGTCCGAAGCCAGCAGTCCACCCTCACAAGTACCAACACAAACCAAACCAAACCGCATCAAACTAGCCGATGTGCTGGAGTTCATGCACCCGATCACCTGGTTCCCGCCGATGTGGGCCTTTACCTGCGGGGTGGTGTCCTCTGGCCAGCCGATCCTGACCAATATCCTGGTGCTGATCGCCGGCGTCATCCTGGCCGGGCCGCTTCTGTGCGCCACCAGCCAGGCGGTGAATGACTGGTTCGACCGTCATGTCGATGCCATCAATGAGCCCGACCGGCCGATTCCCTCCGGGCGCATTCCGGGGCGCTGGGGGCTTTATATCGCCATCATCTGGTCGGTAATGTCGCTGCTTTGGTCGCTGTGGCTTGGCCCCTGGGTCATAGTCGCGACCTTGCTTGGCATCGCGCTCGCCTGGGCCTACAGCGCCCCGCCGGCACGGCTGAAGCAAAACGGCTGGTGGGGCAACGCCGCCGTCGGTTTTTCATACGAGGGCCTGGCCTGGGTCACGGGCACCGCCGTGATGCTTGGCGGTATGATGCCGGACTGGCGCAGCCTGACATTGGCCTTTCTCTACAGCGTCGGCGCCCATGGCATTATGACGCTGAACGACTTCAAAGCGATCGAAGGGGACAAACAACTCGGCGTGCGCTCCCTGCCGGTGCAGCTCGGCCCTGATCGCGCCGCACAGCTGGCCAGCATCGTGATGTTGGTTCCGCAAATCATCGTGGTTGCGCTGCTGTTCAGCTGGAGCCAGCCTTGGCATGCCCTGGCAGTCAGCGTGCTGGTTGCCATTCAAGGCGCTATGATGCTGCGCTTCGTGAAAGCCCCGATCGAGCGCGCCACCTGGCTCAGCGCCTTCGGCGTGACGGTTTATGTCAGCGGCATGATGATCAGCGCCTTCGCCTCGCGCGCGCTGGTTTAGCAGGCCGGAATCGATCAAAACACTCCAACTAACAACCACTGAACACCGAAAAACAATGCCCGAGCTCCAAACCTACGACGTCGTCGTGATCGGCGGCGGCCCTGCTGGCGCCACGGCGGCGACCGATCTCGCCCGTCGCGGGCGTTCTGTGCTGCTGCTGGACCGTCCCGGGCGCATCAAGCCTTGCGGTGGGGCGATTCCGCCCATTGCCATCTCTGAATTCGAGATTCCCGACGAGCAGCTGGTCGCAAAGATCAACTCCGCGCGCATGGTGGCGCCGAGCGAGCGCCACGTCGATATGCCCATCAACGGCGGCTATGTCGGCATGGTTGACCGCGCCCCCTTCGACGAATGGCTGCGCGAGCGTGCCGCTGCTGCCGGTGCCACCCGGCGCAATGGCAGCTATCAGCGCATTGATCGCGACAGCGACGGCACGGCCATCGTCCACTTCCAGCCCGAGGAAGCAGGCAGCAAGACCGAGGCCAAACCGGCGCCCGAGCAGGTGCGCGCGCGCGCCATTATCGGTGCCGATGGAGCCATGTCGCGCGTGGCAAAGGACTGCGTACCCGGCGCCAAGGAGTTGCCGCATGTCGCGGCCTATCATGAGATCGTTCGCTCGCCGGACGCGGGCCATGCGGACTTCGACCCCAGCCGCTGCGATGTCTACTACCAGGGCAAAATCTCACCGGACTTCTACGGCTGGGTCTTTCCCCATGGCGAGACCACCAGCGTTGGCGTCGGCACCGAGCTAAAGGGCTTTTCGCTCAAACAGGCCACCGCCGATCTGCGCAAGGCCGCCGGGCTTGAGGACTGCGAGACCCTGCGCTGCGAGGGCGCCCCCATTCCGCTGCATCCGCTGAAGAAATGGGACAATGATCGCGATCTGGTGCTGGCTGGCGACGCAGCCGGCGTGGTCGCCCCCGCCTCGGGCGAAGGCATCTACTATGCTCTGACCGGAGGGCGCCTCGCGGCCGACGCGGTCGAGCAGTTTCTGATCACCGGCGATGCCAAGGCTTTGGCCAGCGCCCGCAAGCGTTTTATGAAGGCCCACGGGCGGGTGTTCTGGATTCTCGGCATCATGCAGCGCTTCTGGTACAAGAGCGACAAGCGCCGCGAGCGCTTCGTCAGCCTGTGCGACGACCCGGACATCCAGCATCTGACCTGGGAAGCCTATATGCACAAGCGCTTGGTGCGCGCCAAACCCGCGGCGCACCTGCGTATTTTTCTTAAAGACACAGCCCATCTGCTCGGCCTGACCAAGGCATGGAAGGGCGGCGAGGACAAGGCCCCGAAGACTTGACAGGACCCGCCTGCCTAAGGCTCATAGTGAGCCCCTGCCGGGGAGGGTGAAGCTGCTGCTGTTTCACGGTCACGCTCATGGTGAGGCACCTCCCGGAGGGTAAAGCTGCTCTTTCACGTTTAGGCTGATGGTCCCGGCCACCCCGGAGGGTGTAAGCTACTGTTCCACAGCAACCCCAGTCAGTCGCAGCACAGTCAGTCACATCAAATGGAAAGCCTTTTCGCCAGCGGCCGCATCATCGACCCCATCTTGATCATGGTGTTGGTGGAAGCTGTTGTGCTGTGGCTTTTGCACCGCGCCACCGGGCGCGGGCCGGGACTCAAACCCCTGTTGCCGCTGCTCGCATCGGGTTTCCTGCTGCTGCTCGCCGTGCGCGCCGCGCTGGTGCAGGCGCCCTGGCCGCTGATCGCGCTGCCGCTCGCGGCAGCTTTGCTTACTCACATCCTTGATCTGCTCCTGCGCTGGCCGCGCAAACACCCATCCCGGCAATAATGGCTTCTCCCCCGTCTCAGTCGCCGACGGCTTCGCATCGAGCCAACGAGCAGCGCTTCCGCACCCTGGTGGAAGTCAATCAAGTGGCCATCATGGAACTCGACACCCAGGGTCGCTTCCGCTACGCCAATCCGGCCGCCTGCCGGATGCTGGGCTATACCCACGAACGCCTCGTCCAAATGGAGGTCGCGGATCTGCTGCCGGCCGAGGAGGCCGAGCAGTTGCACCGGGATATGGCCTACTTTGTCGCCGAGCAGCCCGAACCCTTCACCTATACCAACCACAACCGCACCGGGGACGGGCGTTGGATCGAGGTGCAGGTCGACTGGAACTACCTGCGCGATGACAGCGGCGCGGTGATTGGTTTCGTCAGCATTTCCTCTGACATCACCGCCTTTCGACTGTCGCAGCGGTTGCTCGACGGGCGCAATGCCGTCCTAGAGCAACTCGCCCGTGGCGCGCCGCTGGAAGAAATGCTGCGCGCCATTGTCGATTACAGCCAGGACATCATGCGCGATGCCTGGATCTCCATCCATCTGCTCGACGCCGAATGCGGCCAGTTGCATTCTGCCATCAGCAGTCGGTTGCCAAGCAGCTACCTGCAAGCTGTCGAAGGCGTGCGCATCGGCCCCAATGTTGGTTCCTGCGGTCACGCCGCTTTCACCGGCGAACGCACCATCGCGAGCGACCTGCGCAGCGACCCGAAGTGGGACGGCTATCGCGACCTGGTCCTGCCGCTGGGATTGCTCGCCTGCTGGTCGGAACCCATCCTCGGACGCGATGGACAAGTGCTTGGCACCTTTGCCATTTACCTGCCGGACGCGCGCGCGCCCGAGCCCGCTGACCTGCAACTCATCGCATCCGCGGCTGAACTAGCGAGTATCGTGATTGAGCACCAGGAGGACGCCAACGCCCGCAAAGTTGCCGAGGAGCGCGCCCAACTGCTGCTGAATTCCACGGTCGAGGGTATCTTTGGTATCGACCTCGATGAACGCATCAGCTTTGCTAATCCGTCAACGGCGCGCCTGCTTGGTGGATCCGCCGAGGCGCTCACCACCGCTGACCTCATTGGTCGCGATCCGCATGCCCTGTTTCACTATGCCAACGCCGCTGGCGAGCCGCTGCCGCGCTCGGAATGCCGCATGCTGCGCGCGGCGCGCGAAGCTTGCCAGCAACATGTGAGTGACGAGGTGTTCTGGCGGCTGGACGGCAGCGCCTTTCCGGTCGAGTACTGGGCCATGCCCGTGTATCATGACGGGCGGGTCACCGGCGCGGTTGTCACCTTCCATGACATCAGCGAACGGCGTCGCGCCGAGCGTGAGATCGAGCATCTGGCCTTCCATGATCCCCTGACCGGCCTGCCTAACCGGGCGCTGTTTCGCGAAACCCTTAGCCACGCCCATGCCAATTTTCTGCGCCAGGGCCGTCCTTTTGCGCTGCACATGCTCGATCTTGATCACTTCAAGGATGTCAACGACACCCTTGGGCATCCAGTTGGCGATCAACTCCTGTGCGCGGTGGGTGCTCGTATTACAGATCTGCTACGCGCCAGCGATACCCTGGCCCGTCTCGGCGGCGATGAATTCGCCCTGCTGCAGGAAAACATCCAAACCTCTGACGATGCCGCGCGACTGGCGAGCAAGATTATCGAAGCGCTGAACCAGGAATTCCATATCGATCAGCACCCGCTGCGCATCAATACCAGCATCGGCATTCTGATTGCCAGCCGCGATGACTCTAATGTTGATGAAATGATTGGTCGCGCCGATGCCGCCCTGTACCGAGCTAAGGCCGCCGGTCGCGGCACTCTGGCCTTTTTTGAGAGCGAGTTGGCTCGCCATCTGCAACAGGAGATGGAGATTGTCAACGCACTGTCTGAAGCCTTGCAGCAAGAGCGCATCCAGGTTTATTACCAGCCCCAATTCAACCTGGCCGACGCCAGCTTGGTCGGGATAGAGGCGCTGATGCGCTGGGACCATCCGACACGCGGCATGCTGAAGCCGGCAGAGTTTTTTGCCGTGGCGGACAAACGCGGCCTGCTGCGCGATCTCGCCAATGCCGCCATGATGCAGGCATGCAAACAGGCCGGTGCCTGGCGGGATGCTGGCCTGGACTACAATCAGATTGCGGTCAATCTGTGCGCGCGGCAACTCAACCACCCGCATTTCGTCACCGACACCAAACGCATCTTAGAGACCACCGGTGTTGCCCCCGAGAGCCTGACGCTGGAGCTGACCGAAAGCCTGCTCAGCCAGGCCGACGATCATGCGCAACAGAAGCTGCGTGAACTCGCGGAGCTTGGCGTTCAATTCGCCGTCGATGATTTTGGCTCTGGCTTCTCCTCGCTGCGCCATTTGTCCGACTTGCCGGTCGCCAAGCTCAAGCTCGACCGCAGCCTGGTTACCAGCCTGCCTGAACAGCGCGACGCGGCAGAAATCGTCAAAGCCAGCATCGCGCTCGGTAAGGCGCTGAACTTCACCATCCTTGCCGAGGGTGTCGAAACCCCGAGCCAGGCTGAATTTCTGCACGCCCACGGCTGCGATCAGGCGCAAGGCTTTTTCTACGCCGTTCCAGCCGCCGCCAGCACCATAGAAAAAGACTGGCTGCGCCGCCCGGCCCCTTAATGACCCCTCAATGAAATAGCCCCGCGATGTTCAAGAACCAAAGTCTTTCCATCAAGCGCCTGTTTCTGCTGTTGGCCATCGCTGGTACCCTGCTCGCGGTGCTGCTGCTGGCAGCCATTTGGAAAGCCAACCAGGCGCAAACCGAACTGGCGCAGGTCTATGAGCAGCGCTATCACTCTTATCTGCTCGCCGATCAGCTGCGCCAAAGCTCGGACGACCTCACCCGCATGGCCCGTACCTACGTGGTTACCGGTGATCCGGAGTTCGAGCGTCAGTACTGGGAGGTCTTGGCCATTCGCAATGGCGAGCACCCCAGGCCCCAGCACTACGAGCGCATTTACTGGGATTTTGTCGCAGCGGGCGACCAGCAGCCGCGCCCGGATGGCGACACCATCGCCCTGCGCGAGCTGATGCGCCGCGCCGGTTTTA
Above is a genomic segment from Thiorhodovibrio litoralis containing:
- the ppsR gene encoding transcriptional regulator PpsR encodes the protein MKLFDAPESALGDLGTEAAAELIAAASDIALILDNEGRVLDLAFGNDELSAQIGDWIGMDWADTVTSDSRDKVELLLSSARADEQPPHWDQVEHVALSGDELPVRYCAASLGNRHRIVAVGRSQQGMAALQQRLVDAQQSLERDYWRLRQLETRYRLLFRSMSEAILIVDPGNGKIVEANPAASLLLAADSRKLVGRAFPEGFDATGTEAIKSLLAGVRSAGRSADVRARLTERDIEFLISAAPVRQENATLLLVRLSPVETESNTSMAGEPRSRLFKMLENAPDGVVITRQDGRILSANNAFLELAQLSTEEQVRGESLDRWLGRPGVDLNVLIANLRQHGAVRLFATSIRSDYGSSSEVEISAVAVQNADQPSFGFIIRNVDRRVSAGGSPGRALPRSVEQLTELVGRVPLKEVVRESTDMIERLCIEAALELTGDNRASAAELLGLSRQSLYVKLRRYGLSESGSESGAEHATEH
- a CDS encoding ferredoxin:protochlorophyllide reductase (ATP-dependent) subunit N, whose amino-acid sequence is MTAAASGDCAATPEIHHERGERQTFCGLAGIVWLHRKMQDSFFLVVGSRTCAHLMQSAAGVMIFAEPRFGTAVLQDRDLAGLADANDELDRVVRELLARRPDIGSLFLVATCPSEVIKLDLDTAAARLQQAHGERVRILAYSGSGLDTCFTQGEDTCLQALVPLLPELPTLQRSLLIVGSLADVVEDQFTRLFDRLGIGPVHFLPPRRVADLPPVGPGTFLLAAQPFVGETIDALRARGAHLIESPFPLGVEGTRAWLMAAAGAWGVAPELVEEAIAAPAARAEKALARYREQLGGKRISFLPDSQLEIPLGRFLARECGMQIGELGVPYLDRRIMEPELALLPADTQLTEGQDLERQLDRLRADRPDITVCGLGLANPLEAEGLTTKWSIELVFTPIQGFDQAADLAELFARPLNRRQRLAF
- a CDS encoding sensor domain-containing protein, which codes for MASPPSQSPTASHRANEQRFRTLVEVNQVAIMELDTQGRFRYANPAACRMLGYTHERLVQMEVADLLPAEEAEQLHRDMAYFVAEQPEPFTYTNHNRTGDGRWIEVQVDWNYLRDDSGAVIGFVSISSDITAFRLSQRLLDGRNAVLEQLARGAPLEEMLRAIVDYSQDIMRDAWISIHLLDAECGQLHSAISSRLPSSYLQAVEGVRIGPNVGSCGHAAFTGERTIASDLRSDPKWDGYRDLVLPLGLLACWSEPILGRDGQVLGTFAIYLPDARAPEPADLQLIASAAELASIVIEHQEDANARKVAEERAQLLLNSTVEGIFGIDLDERISFANPSTARLLGGSAEALTTADLIGRDPHALFHYANAAGEPLPRSECRMLRAAREACQQHVSDEVFWRLDGSAFPVEYWAMPVYHDGRVTGAVVTFHDISERRRAEREIEHLAFHDPLTGLPNRALFRETLSHAHANFLRQGRPFALHMLDLDHFKDVNDTLGHPVGDQLLCAVGARITDLLRASDTLARLGGDEFALLQENIQTSDDAARLASKIIEALNQEFHIDQHPLRINTSIGILIASRDDSNVDEMIGRADAALYRAKAAGRGTLAFFESELARHLQQEMEIVNALSEALQQERIQVYYQPQFNLADASLVGIEALMRWDHPTRGMLKPAEFFAVADKRGLLRDLANAAMMQACKQAGAWRDAGLDYNQIAVNLCARQLNHPHFVTDTKRILETTGVAPESLTLELTESLLSQADDHAQQKLRELAELGVQFAVDDFGSGFSSLRHLSDLPVAKLKLDRSLVTSLPEQRDAAEIVKASIALGKALNFTILAEGVETPSQAEFLHAHGCDQAQGFFYAVPAAASTIEKDWLRRPAP
- the bchF gene encoding 2-vinyl bacteriochlorophyllide hydratase, with the protein product MTRPTQPLYTPEERRRRDETPWTLVQGILAPVQFLVFLVSLGLVLRYLATGHGELAATWSIVIKTLILYTIMITGSIWEKVVFGKYLFAGPFFWEDVFSMLVLALHTAYLVVLLTGWLDTRGQMWVALAAYATYVVNATQFILKLRAARLSSQASTQAGASAAGGGE
- the chlG gene encoding chlorophyll synthase ChlG; protein product: MSEASSPPSQVPTQTKPNRIKLADVLEFMHPITWFPPMWAFTCGVVSSGQPILTNILVLIAGVILAGPLLCATSQAVNDWFDRHVDAINEPDRPIPSGRIPGRWGLYIAIIWSVMSLLWSLWLGPWVIVATLLGIALAWAYSAPPARLKQNGWWGNAAVGFSYEGLAWVTGTAVMLGGMMPDWRSLTLAFLYSVGAHGIMTLNDFKAIEGDKQLGVRSLPVQLGPDRAAQLASIVMLVPQIIVVALLFSWSQPWHALAVSVLVAIQGAMMLRFVKAPIERATWLSAFGVTVYVSGMMISAFASRALV
- the bchB gene encoding ferredoxin:protochlorophyllide reductase (ATP-dependent) subunit B, which encodes MELTVWTYEGPPHIGAMRIAASMEAVHLVLHAPLGDSYADLLFTMIARSAGRPPVSYTGFQARDLGGDTAQLVKTRLAETVERFKPQALLVGEACTAELLQDQPGALAEGMGFDIPVISLELPAFTRKEAWGASETFHQLVRSLLNGRPVPQGAGDPSARAKAEGRRPRANLLGPTALGFRCRDDVIEVTKLLDTLGVDVHLVAPAGATPADLARIPEADFNICLYPEIAHSTCVWLERMFKQPRVRTVPIGVGATRDFVFEVARLAGLDPAPALAQARTRLPWFSRSVDSTYLTGKRVFIFGDATHVMAAARMAREELGFDVVGLGTYSREFARELRALAEDIGVEALITDDYLAVEARVAELHPELVLGTQMERHIAKRLGIPCAVISSPVHVQDFPARYAPQMGFEGANVIFDTWVHPLMMGLEEHLITMFREDVEFNDGEVAAPARAVQSAEVGEPDAAAPGAAAAAKAPGPNDSAPGDPAPSDPAPSDPTPSDPTALRWEPDAEKELRKIPFFVRGKARRNTENFARERGLTEISIDTLYEAKAHFGR
- a CDS encoding geranylgeranyl diphosphate reductase yields the protein MPELQTYDVVVIGGGPAGATAATDLARRGRSVLLLDRPGRIKPCGGAIPPIAISEFEIPDEQLVAKINSARMVAPSERHVDMPINGGYVGMVDRAPFDEWLRERAAAAGATRRNGSYQRIDRDSDGTAIVHFQPEEAGSKTEAKPAPEQVRARAIIGADGAMSRVAKDCVPGAKELPHVAAYHEIVRSPDAGHADFDPSRCDVYYQGKISPDFYGWVFPHGETTSVGVGTELKGFSLKQATADLRKAAGLEDCETLRCEGAPIPLHPLKKWDNDRDLVLAGDAAGVVAPASGEGIYYALTGGRLAADAVEQFLITGDAKALASARKRFMKAHGRVFWILGIMQRFWYKSDKRRERFVSLCDDPDIQHLTWEAYMHKRLVRAKPAAHLRIFLKDTAHLLGLTKAWKGGEDKAPKT